One window of Theropithecus gelada isolate Dixy chromosome 4, Tgel_1.0, whole genome shotgun sequence genomic DNA carries:
- the ID4 gene encoding DNA-binding protein inhibitor ID-4, producing MKAVSPVRPSGRKAPSGCGGGELALRCLAEHGHSLGGSAAAAAAAAAARCKAAEAAADEPALCLQCDMNDCYSRLRRLVPTIPPNKKVSKVEILQHVIDYILDLQLALETHPALLRQPPPPAPPHHPAGTCPAAPPRTPLTALNTDPAGAVNKQGDSILCR from the exons ATGAAGGCGGTGAGCCCGGTGCGCCCCTCGGGCCGCAAGGCGCCGTCGGGCTGCGGCGGTGGGGAGCTGGCGCTGCGCTGCCTGGCCGAGCACGGCCACAGCCTCGGTGGCTCGGcagccgcggcggcggcggcggcggcagcgcgCTGCAAGGCGGCCGAGGCGGCGGCCGACGAGCCGGCGCTGTGCCTGCAGTGCGATATGAACGACTGTTATAGTCGCCTGCGGAGGTTGGTGCCCACCATCCCGCCCAACAAGAAAGTCAGCAAAGTGGAGATCCTGCAGCACGTTATCGACTACATCCTGGACCTGCAGCTGGCGCTGGAGACGCACCCGGCTCTACTGAGGCAGCCACCACCGCCCGCGCCGCCACACCACCCGGCCGGGACCTGTCCAGCCGCGCCGCCGCGGACCCCGCTCACGGCGCTCAACACAGACCCG GCCGGCGCGGTGAACAAGCAGGGCGACAGCATTCTGTGCCGCTGA